One Synechococcus sp. MU1617 genomic region harbors:
- a CDS encoding NAD(P)/FAD-dependent oxidoreductase produces MRSPSSPSDAVVIVGGGFGGLFTALALQRRQPSCPIVLIEPRDRFLFQPLLYELLSDELQGWEVAPRYDQLLNNSVCWIQDSVVGIDQTSQSIELASGDRLGWAQLVLATGSKANDFGIPGVKEHSSGFRDLSDVSRLKQWINNLDQQRDEDAGLIIVGAGPTGVELACKLADLIDGAASVRLVEMGDVILPGSTAFNRERAQAALERKGVVVQLNTSVSEVKSCTAVLADGAVLRHTGLVWTAGSSPSIPAISPTPVLERGRLAVDDDLRLVGNANTFAIGDVSAQPGSPWPASAQVAMQQGGTTAAAIAKLRMDEEPQPFQFEDRGEMLSLGVGDATLTGMGITLAGPLAFQLRRATYLTRLPGLSLGLRSAGAWLLNR; encoded by the coding sequence ATGCGTTCACCCTCGTCCCCATCGGATGCCGTGGTGATCGTTGGCGGTGGATTCGGAGGACTGTTCACAGCACTTGCTCTTCAGCGACGACAGCCCAGCTGCCCCATCGTTCTGATCGAACCGCGGGATCGCTTTCTGTTTCAACCGCTGCTGTACGAACTGCTTAGCGATGAGCTTCAAGGCTGGGAGGTGGCCCCCCGCTATGACCAACTACTGAACAACAGCGTCTGCTGGATTCAAGACAGCGTTGTTGGAATCGATCAAACCAGCCAAAGCATCGAATTGGCCTCCGGGGACCGCTTGGGCTGGGCGCAACTGGTGTTGGCAACGGGCTCGAAAGCCAACGATTTCGGCATTCCAGGCGTCAAGGAACACAGCTCAGGCTTCCGAGACCTCAGCGATGTGAGCCGCCTCAAGCAATGGATCAACAACCTGGATCAGCAACGGGATGAAGATGCCGGTCTGATCATTGTTGGCGCGGGACCCACCGGCGTGGAGCTGGCCTGCAAGCTGGCGGATCTGATCGACGGTGCTGCCAGCGTTCGACTGGTGGAGATGGGCGATGTAATCCTTCCCGGCAGTACAGCGTTCAATCGGGAGCGGGCCCAGGCCGCGCTGGAACGCAAAGGGGTGGTGGTGCAGCTGAACACCAGCGTGAGCGAAGTGAAGTCCTGCACTGCTGTTCTTGCCGATGGTGCTGTGCTGCGGCACACAGGCTTGGTCTGGACAGCAGGGAGCAGTCCCTCCATCCCCGCCATCTCTCCCACGCCTGTGCTGGAACGGGGCCGTCTGGCCGTTGACGATGACCTGCGCCTGGTGGGGAACGCCAACACGTTCGCCATCGGGGATGTCTCAGCCCAGCCAGGCAGCCCATGGCCCGCGAGCGCCCAGGTGGCGATGCAGCAGGGCGGTACCACTGCAGCTGCCATCGCGAAGCTCAGGATGGACGAAGAGCCTCAACCCTTCCAGTTCGAGGACCGAGGCGAAATGCTCAGCCTCGGTGTCGGTGACGCCACCCTCACCGGCATGGGGATCACCCTCGCTGGCCCCTTGGCCTTTCAGCTTCGACGGGCCACGTATCTCACGCGCCTGCCAGGGCTCTCCCTGGGTCTGCGCTCGGCTGGCGCCTGGTTGTTGAACCGTTGA
- a CDS encoding phosphoadenylyl-sulfate reductase yields the protein MTEAPESMVPMAVQNELLEGRKLLESMEPQQRLAWGLEQFGENFVLTTSFGIQSAVLLHMLSTLPGGDAVPVIWIDTGYLPPETYTYADQLTQQLRIRLVVSQSEMSPARMEALHGRLWESGRVEDMEIYHRIRKVEPLERALNNLDTRCWASGVRRGQTDHRRSMTALDPIRDRWSLRPLLEWTQRDVYYYMQANNLPQHPLFEQGYSTVGDWHSSGPDVGELSGRDTRFGGLKQECGIHVPQEANEGLMGEGI from the coding sequence ATGACGGAGGCCCCCGAGTCCATGGTGCCCATGGCGGTGCAAAACGAGTTGCTCGAGGGGCGCAAGCTGCTGGAGTCGATGGAGCCTCAGCAGCGGTTGGCTTGGGGACTCGAGCAGTTCGGCGAGAACTTCGTCCTCACCACGAGTTTCGGGATTCAATCGGCTGTGCTTTTGCACATGCTGAGCACCCTCCCCGGCGGTGATGCTGTGCCGGTGATCTGGATCGATACCGGTTATCTGCCTCCAGAGACGTACACCTACGCCGATCAACTCACCCAGCAGCTCAGGATTCGTCTGGTGGTGAGTCAGAGCGAGATGTCCCCAGCTCGTATGGAGGCCCTCCATGGTCGGCTCTGGGAGTCCGGTCGAGTGGAAGACATGGAGATTTATCACCGTATCCGCAAGGTAGAACCCCTGGAGCGGGCGCTCAACAACCTGGACACGCGCTGCTGGGCTAGCGGTGTGCGGCGTGGGCAGACCGATCACCGCCGCTCGATGACGGCATTGGATCCGATTCGGGATCGCTGGTCGTTGCGACCCTTGCTCGAGTGGACGCAGCGCGACGTTTACTACTACATGCAAGCGAACAATCTCCCCCAGCATCCGTTGTTTGAGCAGGGTTATTCCACCGTGGGGGACTGGCATTCCAGTGGACCTGATGTGGGAGAACTGAGTGGCCGCGACACCCGATTCGGCGGACTGAAGCAGGAGTGTGGAATCCATGTACCCCAGGAGGCCAATGAAGGGCTAATGGGTGAAGGCATCTGA
- a CDS encoding type III pantothenate kinase, with translation MAGSERGGGRALLIGNSRWHWAQRHDHGVRVDHGGPDPARIGSEPPIWAAVGSVPEQLMAHQDLRIRLEDVPFPQAPPWLGVDRALGAWMAWRCSQERKLDCSRGLLLVDAGTVLSITRVTADGCFGGGQLIPGYRLQLQAMAEGTVGLPSTADLSDDDEAFQEVFPQLTVAAMRRGVLEAMLATITAAQQHAQGLLWICGGDAALVQRHWTGSPSLLQLEGDLQLQALLNLGAGLSSGRDR, from the coding sequence GTGGCGGGGTCTGAACGGGGCGGCGGTCGCGCTCTGCTGATTGGCAACAGCCGCTGGCATTGGGCTCAGCGGCATGACCATGGTGTTCGTGTTGATCACGGGGGCCCAGATCCTGCTCGCATCGGGAGCGAACCTCCGATCTGGGCGGCGGTGGGGTCGGTGCCCGAGCAGCTCATGGCCCATCAGGATCTGCGCATTCGCCTTGAGGATGTGCCCTTTCCGCAGGCGCCACCTTGGTTGGGTGTGGATCGAGCCCTCGGGGCCTGGATGGCCTGGCGCTGCAGTCAGGAGCGAAAGCTCGACTGTTCCAGGGGCTTGCTTCTGGTGGATGCCGGCACCGTCTTGAGCATCACCCGGGTGACGGCTGATGGTTGTTTTGGAGGAGGTCAGTTGATTCCCGGCTACCGGCTTCAACTCCAGGCCATGGCAGAGGGAACCGTCGGCCTTCCCTCAACTGCTGACCTCAGCGACGACGACGAGGCCTTCCAAGAGGTCTTCCCACAACTGACCGTCGCAGCCATGCGGCGCGGTGTGTTGGAGGCGATGTTGGCCACCATCACAGCGGCTCAGCAGCATGCCCAAGGGCTGCTGTGGATCTGCGGTGGCGACGCTGCCCTGGTGCAAAGGCACTGGACAGGCTCACCATCCTTGTTGCAGCTGGAGGGCGATCTTCAGTTGCAAGCGCTGCTGAATTTGGGTGCTGGGCTCAGCTCAGGTCGAGATCGCTGA
- the bcp gene encoding thioredoxin-dependent thiol peroxidase has protein sequence MSLQIGDAAPDFTLPDQNGDPISLASLRGKKVVLYFYPKDDTPGCTKEACNFRDRWEELKAHNITVLGISKDGATSHNKFINKHELPFTLLTDEEPCAVASLYESYGLKKFMGREYMGMMRHTFLIDEEGKLERIYLKVKAATMADTLISDLDLS, from the coding sequence GTGAGTCTGCAAATCGGCGACGCCGCCCCCGACTTCACCCTGCCCGATCAAAACGGCGATCCCATCAGCCTCGCTTCACTGCGCGGAAAGAAGGTTGTTCTGTACTTCTATCCCAAGGACGACACCCCAGGCTGCACCAAAGAAGCCTGCAACTTCCGCGATCGCTGGGAGGAACTGAAGGCCCACAACATCACCGTCTTGGGCATCAGCAAGGACGGGGCCACCTCCCACAACAAATTCATCAACAAGCACGAACTTCCGTTCACCCTGCTCACCGATGAGGAGCCCTGTGCCGTCGCCAGCCTCTATGAGAGCTATGGGTTGAAGAAGTTCATGGGGCGCGAATACATGGGAATGATGCGCCACACCTTCCTGATTGATGAAGAGGGAAAACTCGAGCGGATTTATCTCAAGGTGAAAGCGGCCACCATGGCCGACACACTGATCAGCGATCTCGACCTGAGCTGA
- a CDS encoding thymidylate synthase: MVSRIRVEQIARSMAALGLLTMGVSALVAPRQGFSFDHGAPQPSPADLSRRLMQREITLHQRSEAETLLMEFTRAQMTRHYWGEFASSLQDLGLSSGPQLLARVDRDAVRTRLWLEPHHGTEAYLAEVERSGGRLRMHHCRGDREGTGQAEAGRCPDGWQRIQLN, translated from the coding sequence ATGGTGTCGCGGATTCGGGTCGAGCAAATCGCACGCTCTATGGCGGCTCTGGGCCTTTTGACCATGGGGGTGAGTGCACTCGTTGCGCCGCGACAAGGGTTCTCGTTCGATCACGGTGCTCCTCAGCCGTCGCCGGCGGACCTCAGCCGGCGGCTGATGCAGCGTGAAATCACCCTGCATCAGCGCAGCGAAGCCGAAACCCTGCTGATGGAGTTCACCCGCGCGCAGATGACGCGCCATTACTGGGGTGAATTCGCAAGTTCTCTGCAAGATCTGGGCCTGTCCTCCGGGCCGCAGTTGCTGGCGAGGGTGGATCGTGATGCTGTTCGGACCCGGCTGTGGCTTGAGCCCCATCACGGCACGGAGGCCTACCTGGCGGAGGTGGAGCGCTCGGGCGGTCGATTGCGGATGCACCACTGTCGTGGTGATCGGGAGGGAACAGGCCAGGCTGAGGCCGGGCGTTGTCCAGATGGCTGGCAACGCATTCAGTTGAATTGA
- a CDS encoding alpha/beta hydrolase, which produces MFNRLAAGLLAGASLAALAVPAEAGTKRPVRWNTGGAVWTTTSSEFKTFLSTGEITDRALDAGINNSGWTAEEIQEGMTKTYAVDIIGVHRFLYSDDGVKFLKDQTRSYFPYWKMKSTSVVALRSAIIADSIDGEISSAGIMAELPVDFRLADTCGTYDGIQNVCAPDKCEGDAQCTSLLSWYVFLPACVQANSVLPEPAARPAYVAPARPLW; this is translated from the coding sequence GTGTTTAATCGTCTCGCTGCTGGCCTGCTGGCCGGTGCATCCCTCGCCGCCTTGGCTGTCCCTGCTGAAGCAGGCACCAAGCGTCCTGTCCGCTGGAACACCGGCGGCGCCGTGTGGACCACCACTTCTTCTGAATTCAAAACCTTCCTCAGCACCGGTGAAATCACCGACCGTGCTCTGGATGCCGGCATCAACAACTCCGGTTGGACTGCCGAAGAAATCCAGGAAGGCATGACCAAGACCTATGCCGTCGACATCATCGGCGTGCATCGCTTCCTGTACTCCGACGACGGCGTCAAGTTCCTGAAGGATCAGACCCGTTCTTACTTCCCCTACTGGAAGATGAAGTCCACCTCCGTGGTAGCCCTTCGTTCCGCGATCATCGCCGACTCCATCGACGGTGAAATCTCCTCCGCCGGCATCATGGCTGAGCTGCCCGTTGACTTCCGCCTGGCTGACACCTGCGGCACTTACGACGGCATCCAGAACGTCTGCGCTCCCGACAAGTGCGAAGGCGACGCCCAGTGCACCTCGCTGCTGTCCTGGTATGTCTTCCTGCCCGCCTGCGTTCAGGCCAACTCAGTGCTGCCTGAGCCCGCTGCACGTCCCGCCTACGTCGCTCCTGCACGTCCCCTCTGGTGA
- a CDS encoding AAA family ATPase, translating into MLAQDLFAFQGEQQLRRLAPLADRMRPRTLEEFEGQSGILADGRLLRRAIKADRVGNLILHGPPGVGKTTLARIVANHTRAHFSSLNAVLAGVKDLRIEVDAARQRLERHGLRTILFIDEVHRFNSAQQDALLPWVENGTVTLIGATTENPYFEVNKALVSRSRLFRLLPLEAEDLQRLLQRALADDERGYGDRSIAISRDAADHLVDVAGGDARSLLNALELAVESSEPDGDGVIQINLAIAEESIQQRAVLYDKHGDAHYDTISAFIKSLRGSDADAALFWLARMVEAGENPRFIFRRMLIAAGEDIGLADPQAIVVVEACAAAFERVGLPEGLYPLAQAALYLAGTEKSNSVLGFFDALKTVRDAQKQDVPGHLRDANRDGAAFGDGAGYRYPHAYAEHWVEQQYLPTSLQGEVFWQPGQLGWEGERRERMAERRAAQLAAAAELAADQPLLLSSGPDRPGVDRWVQRQLGQEGERLQRLRERLWREIPWTRRDRVLLLGMRSLIWALDPLRAAPEGGVTVLCDNEADRSRLEAQMDLLEPEHRPDLLTGDFNALPPSQAFDWIGGRLAAADLQGQNWTALLEAINRHALPTTGLRLLVSRAEMGPAGALQQNGDTAELFSDLVAQEQQWLELQLRPDELLANAGWQLRCEEWVEHLTLPGGTELAERWLAEGSPYRQAMGEISTEVLTQLRRSLNSLGEVGLRLPMRHQLIQGERSTP; encoded by the coding sequence TTGTTGGCTCAGGACCTCTTCGCTTTTCAAGGTGAACAGCAACTGCGGCGGCTGGCACCCCTGGCCGACCGCATGCGGCCGCGCACGCTGGAGGAATTTGAAGGCCAGAGCGGGATCCTGGCCGACGGACGGCTCCTGCGCCGTGCCATCAAGGCCGATCGGGTCGGCAACCTGATCCTGCATGGCCCGCCCGGGGTCGGCAAAACGACCCTGGCGCGGATCGTTGCCAACCACACCCGCGCTCACTTCAGCAGCCTTAACGCCGTGCTGGCCGGCGTTAAGGACCTGCGAATCGAGGTGGATGCTGCACGCCAGCGTCTTGAACGGCATGGCTTGCGCACGATCCTGTTCATCGACGAAGTGCACCGCTTCAACAGCGCCCAACAGGATGCGCTGTTGCCGTGGGTGGAGAACGGGACCGTCACCCTGATCGGTGCCACCACGGAAAACCCTTATTTCGAAGTCAACAAGGCGCTGGTCAGCCGCTCACGGCTGTTTCGTCTACTGCCGCTGGAGGCGGAGGATTTGCAGAGGCTGCTGCAACGTGCCCTTGCGGACGACGAGAGGGGCTACGGCGACCGCTCAATCGCCATCAGCCGCGATGCCGCCGACCACCTCGTTGATGTGGCGGGAGGAGACGCCCGCAGCCTGCTCAATGCCCTTGAACTAGCGGTGGAGAGCTCCGAGCCCGATGGCGACGGCGTGATTCAGATCAACCTGGCTATCGCCGAGGAATCCATCCAGCAGCGGGCTGTGCTTTACGACAAGCACGGCGATGCCCACTACGACACCATCAGCGCCTTCATCAAATCGCTGCGGGGCTCCGATGCCGATGCGGCGCTGTTCTGGCTGGCGCGAATGGTGGAAGCCGGTGAGAACCCGCGCTTCATTTTTCGACGGATGCTGATTGCAGCAGGGGAAGACATCGGCCTGGCCGACCCACAGGCCATCGTTGTGGTGGAAGCCTGTGCCGCAGCCTTCGAACGGGTGGGGCTGCCCGAAGGCCTGTATCCCTTGGCACAGGCCGCGTTGTACCTGGCGGGCACAGAGAAGAGCAACAGCGTTCTGGGCTTCTTTGATGCCCTCAAAACAGTGCGCGATGCACAGAAACAAGACGTGCCCGGTCATTTGCGCGATGCCAACCGCGATGGAGCCGCCTTTGGCGATGGCGCGGGCTACCGCTACCCCCACGCCTACGCGGAACACTGGGTAGAGCAGCAATACCTCCCCACATCCCTGCAAGGGGAAGTGTTCTGGCAGCCCGGCCAACTCGGCTGGGAAGGAGAACGGCGCGAGCGGATGGCCGAACGCCGGGCGGCCCAACTCGCCGCGGCCGCGGAGCTGGCAGCCGACCAGCCCTTGCTGCTGAGCAGCGGACCCGACCGTCCCGGCGTGGATCGCTGGGTGCAGCGTCAACTCGGGCAGGAGGGGGAACGACTGCAGCGCCTGCGCGAGCGGCTTTGGCGAGAGATTCCCTGGACCCGTCGAGATCGGGTGCTGTTGTTAGGGATGCGCTCGCTGATCTGGGCCCTCGATCCATTGAGGGCCGCCCCGGAAGGTGGCGTGACCGTGCTCTGCGACAACGAAGCCGACCGCAGCCGCTTGGAAGCGCAGATGGATCTGCTCGAACCGGAGCATCGGCCAGACCTCTTGACCGGCGACTTCAATGCTCTGCCACCGAGCCAAGCCTTCGACTGGATCGGAGGACGGCTCGCCGCGGCCGACCTGCAAGGACAGAACTGGACAGCGCTGCTGGAGGCGATCAACCGGCATGCCCTACCGACAACGGGCTTACGGCTGTTGGTCAGCCGCGCCGAAATGGGGCCCGCCGGTGCGCTCCAGCAAAACGGAGATACGGCCGAGCTGTTCAGCGATCTGGTGGCTCAAGAACAGCAGTGGCTTGAGCTGCAGCTGCGTCCGGACGAGTTGTTGGCGAACGCCGGCTGGCAGCTCCGTTGTGAGGAGTGGGTGGAGCATCTAACCCTGCCGGGGGGGACGGAGCTGGCTGAGCGATGGCTGGCCGAAGGGTCGCCCTACCGGCAGGCCATGGGAGAAATCAGCACGGAGGTGCTGACGCAGTTGCGCCGATCCTTGAACAGCCTGGGCGAGGTTGGCCTGCGACTGCCGATGCGCCATCAATTGATCCAAGGCGAACGAAGCACGCCATAA
- a CDS encoding efflux RND transporter periplasmic adaptor subunit — protein sequence MRHPQRLLLTLAALITVSSCKSEAPKPPPPKVQAVPAQLAEFTEGVDTVSTLEASNLVELAAQSGGRILELKIRQGDEVAPGQLLVVLDQVEKKAKADTAKANYERYVYLTETGAASQKELDRYRTQYIAAQAELDYSNLSSPSAGTVADVKVKVGDVIQQGQVFTSLVQNNELEARVEVPAVFSTRLALGQPVLLSAPGSYELIATGEVGSIDPRVNKQTQGLLVKAVFPNTDGQLKDGQRLRTRVQIKAEEQLAVPFAAVTQTSGQSFVFRLGSFEELKENPGKADLETLEKGIKAGKLPADAKFALQTPVTVGELENQLYPITKGLEANQMVVTTNLLNLKHGMPVQVQPAKAN from the coding sequence GTGCGTCATCCGCAGCGACTTCTGCTCACCCTCGCCGCTCTGATCACGGTCAGTTCCTGCAAAAGCGAGGCACCGAAGCCGCCGCCACCGAAGGTACAGGCCGTTCCCGCTCAGCTTGCTGAGTTCACCGAGGGTGTCGACACCGTCAGCACCTTGGAGGCCAGCAACCTTGTCGAGCTCGCTGCCCAGTCGGGAGGAAGAATTCTTGAGTTGAAGATTCGCCAGGGTGATGAAGTTGCACCTGGTCAGCTGTTGGTGGTGCTCGATCAGGTCGAGAAAAAAGCCAAAGCCGACACCGCCAAAGCCAATTACGAGCGTTACGTCTACCTGACCGAGACGGGTGCTGCGTCGCAGAAGGAATTGGATCGCTACCGCACCCAATACATCGCAGCCCAGGCCGAGCTCGACTACAGCAATCTGAGCTCACCCTCTGCTGGCACGGTTGCTGATGTGAAGGTGAAGGTGGGCGATGTGATTCAGCAAGGCCAGGTTTTCACCAGCCTGGTGCAGAACAACGAATTGGAAGCACGTGTTGAGGTGCCCGCCGTGTTCTCGACACGTCTGGCTCTAGGACAGCCGGTGTTGCTCAGTGCTCCAGGCAGTTACGAGTTGATTGCTACTGGAGAAGTCGGCTCGATCGACCCAAGGGTCAACAAACAGACCCAAGGATTGTTGGTGAAGGCGGTCTTCCCGAACACCGATGGGCAACTGAAGGATGGGCAGCGTCTGCGCACGCGGGTGCAGATCAAGGCGGAAGAACAGCTGGCCGTTCCCTTCGCCGCTGTCACCCAGACCTCGGGCCAGAGCTTCGTGTTCCGACTCGGCAGTTTCGAGGAGCTCAAAGAGAATCCTGGCAAGGCCGATCTTGAGACCCTGGAGAAGGGGATCAAGGCCGGCAAACTTCCCGCTGATGCCAAGTTTGCCCTGCAGACGCCGGTCACGGTGGGCGAGCTGGAGAACCAGCTGTATCCGATTACCAAAGGACTGGAAGCCAATCAGATGGTGGTCACCACCAATCTGCTCAACCTGAAACACGGCATGCCTGTGCAGGTGCAACCCGCCAAGGCGAACTGA